From the genome of Papaver somniferum cultivar HN1 chromosome 2, ASM357369v1, whole genome shotgun sequence, one region includes:
- the LOC113353140 gene encoding cytosolic sulfotransferase 12-like: MEGNCTKTMTSSGDSSSSSNDESEKQLASLPKGDGWGLDDNLCLYQDFWVYSPQLKGVAEFQNDFEAFDSDILLSTLPKSGTIWLKSMAFAIVNRARYPVSSAEHPLLTSNPHHLVHNVEYYQSFGTCNSLSDFVSTQYSADTSRLLATHMPYHSLPESLKSHTSSSKIVYLCRNPKDNFISLWNYLNKRGPNITNPFPIEKAFDLFCNGISLFGPVWDNVLGYWKASLENPEKVLFLKYEDLKKEPKSHLKKLAEFLGFPFSVEEEKGQVIEDILKLSSFEFMKSLLVNKEGSVNGLGFENKIFFRKGEVGDWKNQLTSSMVERIDGLFEEKLRGSGLVFES; the protein is encoded by the coding sequence ATGGAAGGAAATTGCACAAAAACCATGACAAGCAGTGGCGATAGTAGTAGTTCGAGCAATGATGAATCTGAGAAACAACTCGCTTCTCTTCCCAAAGGCGATGGTTGGGGATTAGATGATAACCTCTGCCTGTATCAAGATTTCTGGGTCTACTCTCCACAACTAAAGGGTGTAGCTGAATTTCAAAATGACTTCGAGGCGTTTGATTCCGATATACTACTATCCACATTACCAAAATCAGGTACCATATGGTTGAAATCCATGGCGTTTGCCATAGTAAACCGCGCTCGATATCCAGTTTCTTCTGCAGAGCATCCGTTGCTTACTTCTAATCCTCATCATCTTGTCCATAACGTCGAGTATTATCAGTCTTTTGGTACTTGCAATTCTCTGTCGGATTTTGTTAGCACTCAGTATTCTGCTGATACCAGCAGGCTTTTGGCTACTCACATGCCATACCATTCATTGCCTGAATCACTCAAAAGCCATACCAGCAGTTCTAAGATTGTGTATTTGTGTAGAAATCCAAAAGACAACTTCATATCACTATGGAACTATTTAAACAAAAGAGGACCCAACATtacaaacccatttcctatagAAAAGGCGTTTGACCTGTTTTGTAACGGCATTTCATTGTTTGGTCCAGTTTGGGACAATGTCCTTGGGTACTGGAAAGCAAGCTTGGaaaaccccgaaaaagtgttgtTTTTGAagtatgaagatttgaagaaagaaCCCAAGTCTCATTTGAAGAAATTGGCTGAGTTCTTAGGCTTTCCATTCTCGGTGGAGGAAGAGAAAGGACAGGTTATTGAAGATATATTGAAGTTGTCTAGTTTTGAATTCATGAAGAGTTTGTTAGTGAATAAAGAAGGATCTGTTAATGGacttggttttgaaaacaaaatattcttcAGGAAGGGTGAAGTTGGGgactggaagaatcaattgacatcTTCGATGGTTGAACGAATCGACGGCCTTTTTGAAGAGAAGTTGCGGGGTTCCGGGTTGGTGTTCGAAAGCTAA